The genomic DNA CTTTTTAAACATCATGACAGACGTGTTGTTGATACAGGTTCCTGTGGAAACCAGACATGAGCAGATTAAAGGGGACAGAGCTGTGTGAGCTCTGTCCAAAGACATAAAATAGCTGCTCATTTGTCACAGCTCAGGGGTCAGACTGTCACCAGGCACTGagctaaaaacaacaaccctCACTGAGTCTCATGTTTGATGATacgaagacaaacatgaaaCTGCTGTGGATAAAGTAACTCTGTCTCTCCGCACGGTCACACTTACCCTCTGGAAATATCAATATGGGAAGCTTTGTCTTGTCATTCACATGATCCTTCAACCTGGAAGCAACACAAAGAGGTAATGGaagccacttcctgtctgtatAAATATCGACACACTGCACCTTTGAAGAGTTTTTCCACACTTGGGACAATACATCAAACATCTGGAACGAGTGTCTGGAGTGAAGATGTGATATTATGAGACACTGGAATCCAAACTGTATGAGTCACTGCTCAGTAGCAACTTTCCAAAACATATCTGTTCTTGTTTGGATAAGAAGAGATACAGAAACTCTAGAAGACTTTACTGCCAGGAAAATGCCAACCTCTCTTAACAGCAGCcgcagagagaaaataaaggtGAGAACGACATGCAGAAACAAGCCTGGAAAGACACGCTGGAGCTGAGGGGTGGAAAACGAACCTTTTGGTCACTAGGTGGCGATctttcatctctgctctctcaAACCAGATATGAGGACAGGACCTCACCATGGCTCTCTGGAGGACTCCCATCAAACCACCATGGACCTGACCCACCTGACAAACACATTCTGGCAATTATGAAAAAGTACCCACAGCATCAGTGcggaaatgtgaaaataaaaagacgGAGCCTCTGTACCATAGCATAACACCCATCGTTGCACAGGATCACGATGTCGATAGGAGAAGTGTGATTGGCGACACAGATTCCCCCTTTTTTAggtttattttctctgttgttgtgaGGTGAAGACATGAGTTCAGTATCAGACGGTACTCCTGAGCTTTGTCATGAAGTCAAACGGCGAGGAGCATCACTTACCTGTTGTGATAGTGGATGGTGGCGGAGAGCCCTCGAGCACAGATCCTGTAGCACATGACATGGACCCACTCACTGAGCCAGAGCTTaatcctaaaaaaaacacacacatgcaaacaagaaaaaatggAGAGGGAAGAGCTTCCACAAGGAAATGATTAGATATGGCGTACAGCTGTTACGAGGGTGGTGATAGTTTGTGCTCACCTCCAGTTTGGAAGAAATCCAACTGCAGACGTTCCTATGACCAACCAGGTGAGGCCAATGCAGGCCAGCGTTATCCTGGAGAGAGTGAACACATGGACTCCTCAATTTTCAAGCTGAGAAAATATTAGTCAAACACATAATAGAATACTAATTAGGAAAAAATTAAATAGGTCAGGGGTCCATGAAAGTTTAAGTTCTGTCCAAGCTGAAGTGACAGCTATGAAGCTAGCTATGACTTTCCTCATACGGGCCTGAAACTTTAGCGCTTTGCCTCACACTCacgcactgctgcacttcttttaaaatgttgtatttgacTTGATTTCATGCATTCTCTGTACTCTATTCCATTACTGTTATTCAGCGGTTTTAATTTAGGTCTTATGTTATGAATTGGTTTATTTCCATTCTTatatttactattattatcaagtgggtttgaTTGTCCATCaattttctatccctgtttttaagttcattttgtctttatgtgaagcacttggtgcacgtgatttctttgttgtaaagcactttgaacagCATTTCTTGAACAAAaggtgcaatacaaataaagtttagcattattatcatattattaAAAGTAACTCAAATTAAAATTATAGCCTTCACAAGATACAAGAAGCATAGTCTGGTAGCAGGTGGTTAGAAAAAAGGCTGGTTTGCATGTCCAACAATGTTATTCATGGAGTTGAACTCGGCAGGCAGAACCAAACAACCACAGATTTTGGTGTGACAGGAAAAGGAAACTAACCAagctttaaacaaaaagaaattaaatgcttgtatttttatgattttgcattttcatgacttctccctctcttctgccTTGCATTTTCAGTGGGTTTCAATGTCAGCTTGTACATAATGTTAACAGCTCTAAACCTACACCTCCTGAGGGTTGACCTTATTTCTGCTTGCAGGGCAACGCTGCATTTGTATCACTACGCCTTAATTCAGCAGTAAGCAGACTCTATGCGGTATTCGTGTACCTGAGAGGGGCAAGGATGCAGTATCTCACAAAGATGCCGAGGCCATAGACCAGCGTCAGCTTCAGACTGATGTAGTGGAAATCATTGTTGGTGCGGGTCAGCAAGTTCCAGGACACCAGCTCCTCTGAAGTGAACCGCTGCGTCACCTGAATTTACAAGTGAACGAGGTTAAAAGTCAGGCCAGCACTCAAAGTCTGAAATGGAAAACCAGGGATTATAAGTGACTTATTACCATTTCCATACAACACCGTGTTCTTGCTAACTAAGTGAAAATGTACCTCATCCTCTACAATGTTCTCAATTCCTCGTCGGGTGAAATAGAAACAGTCACTGAGTGTAAAATCACCGCCGACCGGTGGTTTGGGGCGACTGCGTCTAAGTTCTTCCAGTTCTTTCTCCATAGAGCCATCTTCCCTTTGAATGAgacctaaaacacacacacacacacacacacacacacacacacacacacacacagaaacacatacacacacagagagttaaACTCAATCATCTGATAGGAATCATCTCAGTAATAATTTGGAAGATAAGTGAGCCTTGCCGTATCTTTTTCAGACTGTGTTGATAGCGTCAGAGGACCTTTTGagtcaacagaagaaaaaaaaaaaaaaaaaatcaaagtccATCCAGGAATGTGTTTGTTGGAAGGACATTATGCTCTGTACTTGGCAAGaattatgtaaaaataaaaaaaatgatgatgataaatcaAAGAATAAAACCATCCACAGTGACTCTGTATCATGTAAGAACACACAGTACATATGGTGTGATAGCTGAAAGATGATACAGTGTGTCGTCCGTCTGATTGTGCCATTTGGCAGAACGAGCAGATTTCAACACGAAGTACTGGAATCCGATACAGTAAGAGCCCAGATGAAATATTGAAGATATTGAGACATTAAGTTCCACATCGCAGCGGGGACTTTCCAAGAACATTCACCTTAACCAACAAAATGTGTCAACAACCCACGTAAGACATGGCCTTTCACCTTCTGCCCTGaaatacatacaatacaataaatacaataaataacagGGGATCTGAGCTGGTCAGAGAGCACTCTGAAGCAATGAAGGCTGCGCAGCCTGGGCTCAGACACGATCCACCTAACAGGTCTCAGAACAGTTAAGAGTTGACCTCCACATTAGCTGATAAGCGGACAAAGTCCAAACCCTGGATTCAATATGTAGTCAAAACGTCCAGAACAACATCTGCTTTATCTCTGTTTATGAAGCACATGCGCTTCCTTTATTCTCTGTCTACGTTTCAAAATGGAACACTGACACACTTTGAACTGTGCAGAGGTTACATTTTGCATCGACATGTGTTACCGTGGAGGATACCACCCTGAGCGGCTCCGTGACTGACAGAGTTAAATAATTACATCTTGTGAGAAAGGCAGAGTTCCCGCTGTGACTTCACCTTGTTGCCTGTCGTAAAAGTTCTCAAATTAATGTCGCAGAGCCAGACAGATTCTTGCATTCCAAAATTAAACCATTATAACCTGCTGTCAAAGGTCACAGAGCTACGTGCCATCCCATATGACCCCTGTATGAACACTCAAAAAGCATTCTGAAATGCACAAGTAAATTCATTACTCTCTCAAAACTGGGCAATATCTTTGCAATAGGCTTGCTCAGACTTGTATCTTATGAAATCCAGTATTGCAGCACAACATAGTGCATCTGCCACTCAACCCCCATGTTTCACAATAAAGGATATGACGACAACTTTTCTGTAGAAGAGTACCCTTACCACAAGCATTCATGCTGATCTCTCTATCCTTCTGACATACAGTTTTTTACTCACCATTAGATGCAGAAGGTTTGAGTGTTTGCTCATCTGCTTTTGCCCTCTGCATCTTCAGAGTGGCCCACTgcacaggaggacagacaggagacattCATGTCTTATGTGGACCAGTGGATGAGAACATCTGCATAGCTCAAAGCATGTACATCTGCGAGGAacataacaatgaaaacaacagtaCCTCTAAGGTTTTCACCAGGATGGTCATGTAGGTCTCGGAGATGCCCAGTGAGAAGCCAAACATGGCCGGGATCATGATGAAGCTGATAATGAGGTACAGCCAGATCTTCAGCACCCAGAGGGCTCCTGCCCAGAATTCCTCCATCTCCGCCTTATTCCCTGAGGTGTACACGAGCAGCCCTGTGGCTCAGATGCAGTGCAGTCCTGTTTGTGAGGgacaagtgtttgttttgtcatggaTCACTACTATCACCAAAGTCACTCAGACCAGACAGATCAGTCCTGTGTAGGACGCAATCACTGTCAGGACATGAAGGTCAACAACAACCATAATGACAAGAGCAGAAAAGTAAACACTGCAGGTAATTTAATCAGGAGTAAAGCCTCAGCGGGTCACAGTAACCTTCCCAGAAACGCGCACCGACGGGGCGAAGTATCTCATCTATCCCTGCCAATATAAACAAGTCCATGAATTGCCAAACTATGACAGGGCTCCTCTACACTTTACACTACGAGACTGTATACAAGACTGCATTATTCCTGCTCTCAACAGCTAGCAGCGGCATTGTTTCCAGGTTCCACAAGCTCATCTTACCTGTCAAACTTAAGTCCATGTCCTTTCTCCCTGAAGAGCCGCTCAGAGGACTGAGCAGAGCACAAAAACGCCCACTTACTACTGGAACAAAGT from Chaetodon trifascialis isolate fChaTrf1 chromosome 6, fChaTrf1.hap1, whole genome shotgun sequence includes the following:
- the agpat9l gene encoding glycerol-3-phosphate acyltransferase 3-like — translated: MEEFWAGALWVLKIWLYLIISFIMIPAMFGFSLGISETYMTILVKTLEWATLKMQRAKADEQTLKPSASNGLIQREDGSMEKELEELRRSRPKPPVGGDFTLSDCFYFTRRGIENIVEDEVTQRFTSEELVSWNLLTRTNNDFHYISLKLTLVYGLGIFVRYCILAPLRITLACIGLTWLVIGTSAVGFLPNWRIKLWLSEWVHVMCYRICARGLSATIHYHNRENKPKKGGICVANHTSPIDIVILCNDGCYAMVGQVHGGLMGVLQRAMVRSCPHIWFERAEMKDRHLVTKRLKDHVNDKTKLPILIFPEGTCINNTSVMMFKKGSFEIGATIYPVAMKYDPKFGDAFWNSSKYSMVSYLLRMMTSWALVCNVWYLPAMHQQEGEDAVQFANRVKSAIAHQGGLLDLQWDGGLKRAKVKESLKEQQQKQYSSMVVGDDSSSNSD